The Sulfurimonas sp. genome includes a region encoding these proteins:
- the arsC gene encoding arsenate reductase (glutaredoxin) (This arsenate reductase requires both glutathione and glutaredoxin to convert arsenate to arsenite, after which the efflux transporter formed by ArsA and ArsB can extrude the arsenite from the cell, providing resistance.) — protein MSEITIWHNPKCSKSREAMEILNNGGYEASVVKYLEDSPDEVQIREVLKMLGVSARELMRTKEELYTELNLADELDEDKLILAMVKHPKLIERPVIIKGSRAIIGRPSEKIIKFLDEF, from the coding sequence ATGAGTGAAATTACAATTTGGCATAATCCAAAATGCTCAAAATCCCGTGAGGCGATGGAGATTTTAAATAACGGCGGATATGAGGCTAGTGTAGTTAAGTATCTGGAGGACTCCCCTGATGAGGTGCAAATTAGAGAAGTTTTAAAAATGCTTGGTGTATCTGCAAGAGAGCTAATGAGAACAAAAGAGGAGTTATATACAGAGCTAAATTTAGCAGATGAGCTTGATGAGGATAAGCTGATTTTAGCAATGGTTAAACACCCAAAACTTATTGAACGACCCGTGATTATTAAAGGTAGCAGGGCAATTATCGGGCGCCCAAGTGAAAAAATTATAAAATTTTTAGATGAGTTTTAA